The following coding sequences are from one Paucidesulfovibrio gracilis DSM 16080 window:
- a CDS encoding response regulator has translation MARPKILVVDDETHIRMLYQEELETEGYAVATSDGSEDILEVLGRTSPDIVVLDIKLGQQRSGLDLLQEIRSKEQTLPVILSTAYDSFQHDLKSIAADYYVVKSVDLTELKDKVRSALEKADAV, from the coding sequence ATGGCAAGGCCCAAAATTCTCGTCGTGGACGACGAAACGCATATCCGCATGCTTTACCAAGAAGAATTGGAGACCGAGGGGTACGCGGTCGCCACTTCGGACGGCAGCGAGGATATTTTGGAAGTCCTCGGGCGCACGTCGCCGGATATCGTGGTCCTGGACATCAAACTCGGTCAGCAGCGTTCCGGCCTGGATCTGCTGCAGGAAATCCGAAGCAAGGAGCAAACCCTGCCCGTTATCCTCAGTACGGCGTACGACAGCTTTCAGCACGACCTCAAGTCCATTGCCGCGGATTATTATGTAGTCAAATCCGTGGATCTGACCGAGCTGAAGGACAAGGTCCGTTCCGCGCTGGAAAAGGCCGACGCGGTCTGA